CCCGGATGTTCGCTGAAGTAGTCAAGTAGCAGTCTGTCGTCGATTAGAACTAGCACCTTAGGGGAGATTCAGGGTTTCTCTTCCATAGGAATAGTTCCGAGGGAGAAGTCGGATTACAGCGTTCGGGACAATTCCTAGGCGGTTCAGCGTTCCAAGGAGCTGCCGTTGGAACGCTGCGAGAAGGCGTCAGCGCTTATGAGGTCGACAAACACGGATGGTTCCGCGCCGACAATCCATGCATCGTGCCCCGAGTGCACGTCGAAAACGTCGCCGGGCTCGACCTCGAGTTTGGTTCCATCGTCCATGGAGAAGGCCATTCTTCCCGAGATGACGTAGCCCACGTGGCGAATCTTGCAGGATTGAGTCTTCGCGATTGGCTTCATAGAAGTCGACCATCTCCAGCCTGGTTGAAGGGTGCGGAGACCCAGAGTGAATCCGCCGATGCTAACTAGCTGTAGTTTCCCCTTTGGCGTCTCCTTAACTTCGTCTGGATCGCGGATGCTCTTCTTGGCTGCGGATATCCATTCGGTCCTCTTGCCCTTTCGGGTAATCTTCACTACTATCTTGACCTGCTCGCCGTTCCTTGTGACTTGCAACAGGCGGTTGCCGCTCTTGCGCACCCACGCCTTCACGTCCTTTTCCACTCCCGGCTCCGTTGCCCATAGCTCGATTTCTTCGCCGATGGAGGCCTCCCTCCATGCTTTGAAGAGGTCTGTCAGCGGAGTTGGAGGACACCATGTCCCTCTGGAATCTATGACCCTTCGCCGAGCGGTTATTGTCTGCACGCCGGTAGTCGGGGAACTGACGGCCGCTTATGAGGTGGAAGGTCGTTTCTCACAGTTGAGAAACAAAGCGCTTTGAGGTCGTCAATGGCACCGAGTGAGGCTGGTCGAGCGGTCGCACGGCAAGTGGCGCCGGGGGTAGGATTCGAACCCACGCGACCCGAAGGTCACGGGCTCTCTTGTGGCATCTCAAGGCCCGCGCATTAACCACTCTGCCACCCCGGCACGCCCGGCCCTGCCGCACAGCCCGTGCCCATTCATAAGGTGTGAAGAGGAAGAACGGAAGAATCATTTGACCGACGTCTTAGGGGCGAGCGATGGCTGGCCGTGGTAGCGGTGTCTTGACGGAACTCAGGGTTCGGCTTCACGCCCTCCTTAGTTCGCTTGCAAACAACCTAGCGAGCCCCTTCGTTGCATTCAACGTCACCTCCTCCGGTGGGAGTGACCTACTGATCGGCTACGTCCAGGCCATAAGCACCCTCGCTTCATCTATCACGCAGCTCATCGGAGGCAGGATCGCAGACCGCCTCTCCAAGCGCCTTGCACTGGCGATGCTCTTCAGTGGAGTCATGGGGACTCTTTGGCTTCTCACTTCCCTGGTAACGGCTACCACCGTCCTCGCGGTCGCCTACACGGCCATCACCCTCAGTCTAGGCTTCTATGCTGCCGGCTGGTCTTCATTCCTCGGGGAAGCCTCCGAGGGAGGTCGAAGGGGCGCGTTCCTTGCGAACTTTGCCCAGCTCGGGAGCTACGGAGCCCTGATCGCGCTTCTAATCACGACCGCGATCACCGCAGTGAACCCGTCCTACGCCATACTCGACGCGCTCGCGGGAGTCGTATTCGTGGTCTCGGCGCTCATGCTTAGGGGCATGAAGGAGAGACCGGTGGTGCAGCGCTCTCTGGATGGTTTGGGAACCGCCCGCATGAGGAGGTACTACGCCGTCACCGGCTTCTACGGTTTCTTCTGGGGCTTCGGCTGGCCGCTTTTCACCATAACGACGGTGAAGATTGTCAACATGTCCCTCTTCGAATACAGTGTTGCCCAGGTCATTGCGGTCGCGGCGACCATCGGATTCCAGCCTCTGGTGGGAAGGCTCGTCGACCGGGACAGGAGGAGATGGGTCTTCTGGGGACGGATGGGCCTCGTAGCCTATCCGATCGCCTACATGGTGATCGGCGCCTCCTGGGAGATCTATGCCCTGAACGTCTTTTCCGGATTCACCAATGCTCTGCTGAACATCGCCTTCGCGGCATATCTCTTCGACATCTCGCCAGTCGGACGCAGGGGGAGGTACGGTGCGGAGTTCAACCTCGTCACCGGGGTTACGACCATGACCGGCTCGCTCTTCGCTGCGTTCCTGCTGACCTCGGTCAACTCCTTCCTCGGGCTATGGGAGTCTCTGGCAATCCTATACGTCGTAGCCACCGGGGGCCGGGCGCTCGCAGCGCTGTTTCATCTCTGGCTGCCGACCAATATCGACCCGATGCCGCATGGAGACAAGGATTTTACCCCGCTGAAAGTCGTCTGACGTCGTTGAGCGTAAGGATACGGGATGCCGAGCCCTCGGACAAGAATCGGCTTATGAGCTTCATCAAGGACATCTGGGGGGGACACGACTACATCCCCTACGTCTGGGACGAGTGGCTCGATGACAAGTCGGGGAGGATGTTTGTCGTGGATATAGACGGAGTCCCAGTTGGGATGAACCGGGTCAGGTTCATGGAAGACGGGTCAGCCTGGTTCGAAGGGGCCAGGATCCATCCTGATTTCAGGGGAAGGGGGTTCGCTTCGATGCTGGGGGAGAATTCGATGGGAGTCGCCAGGGGCCGAGGAGTGAAGGTATTCAGGTTGACGAGCAGCTCGTGGAACAGGACGGCCCACAGGCAAATCGCGAGGATCAGGTTCAAGGAGGCCTCAAGGGTTTCAGTCTATGAACCGGGGAAGGGGAAGAGGTTCCTTCCGAAGAAGGGCGTGCGCAAGGCAGAGAAGAGAGACCTACGACGGGTCGTCGAGACCATACGGGGTTCGAAGGAATTCAGGCTCGGGTCGGGAGTCTTCTGGGACTCGTTTGCCGCTATCGCCCTTTCACCTCCAGTCCTCAGAGAGCTTGTGGCCCGGGGCGAGGTTTGGGTATCGGACGGCGCGGTCGTGGTGACGAGAAGGGCGAGGGAAGGCAGGGAGGTGTGGAGGCAGGTCTGCTTCCTAGCTGGAGACAAGGAAGGAGCGGGACAGCTCTTGAGCCACGTGCTCAGCCTCAGAGGAGACGCGAAGCTAACGAGGAAGCTCGTCTACCTTCCGCAGGGGTCTTCCCTCATCTGCATGGTCAGGGCCCTGGGACTCAAGCGGATGGCCAGCCTCATCCTCTTCGTGCGCGGCGCCAATGGTTAAAACGAGCACCGGGCCGAGGAGCCCCATGCAGCGGGAAGTAAGCAAAGTCGCAGTCTTGGGAGCGGGGCTTATGGGTCACGGAATAGCCCAGGTGGCCTCTCAGGTCGGAGGGTACGAAGTGTCCATGCTCGACATCAACCAGGAGCTGGTCGACCGAGGGATGAAGATGCTCGATGGGAGCGTTTCAAAGTTCGTCGAGAGGGGCAAGCTTACGAAGGAGCAGGGGGAGGCACTCATTTCGAGAATCCACCCGACGACCGACTTGGCTGAGGCCATCGGTGGGAGCCAGTTGGTCATCGAAGCTGCGACCGAGGACCCAAAGCTGAAGCTCGAACTCTACAGGCGCGTCTCCGAACTCGTCGGCCCCGACACTGTCGTCGCCTCGAACACGTCTTCGATCAGCATAACCTTGCTCGCGTCTGCGACTAGGCACCCGGAGAACGTCTGCGGCATGCACTTCTTCAACCCGCCCCAGCTCATGCCGTTGGTCGAGATAATCAAGGGGAACAGGACCTCGGCCCAGACCCTCGATATCGTGAAGGGGGTTTCCGTCAAGATGGGGAAGGAAACTGTTCTGTGCAAGAAGGATTCACCGGGCTTCATTGTCAACAGGATCCTCGTGCCGGCTCTCAACGAAGCCGTCTTCCTGGTGCAGGAGGGGGTCGCCGACCCAGAGGACATTGACAAGGCAGTGAAGCTCGGTCTGAACTGGCCCATGGGGCCTCTCCAGCTTCTCGACTACGTAGGCCTTGACACGACGTTCAATATCACGCAGGTGTTCATGCAGGAGCTCCAGGACAGCAAGTACCGGCCCTCGCCGATGCTCCGTGAAATGGTCCGGGCCGGCCTTTTGGGGCGAAAGAGCGGAAAGGGGTTTTACGAATGGAATTCGCCCGGCTCGACTAAGACGAAGTAAGTTTCGCTTTCAGGTCGACGGGGATGGGGACGGAGCGGCCGCCCTTGCCGATCAGGGCGTGGACGGTGTGGCCAGCGCAGAGAAGTTCCATCTGAGGGAGCTTGAAGATTTCGTTTTCGAAGCGGATGCTGCTGGTGCCCGCCGTGCCTATGCGGGTCTTGACCACGATTTCGTCGTCGAATCTCGCCGACGACTTGTAGTCTGCATGGGCCTGGACAACTGGGATGTGGAAGCCCTTCTTCTCCCACTCCTGATACGCCAATCCGATATCCCTGAGGAGGTTGATTCTGCCGACCTCCATCCAGACGAAGAATTTTGAGTAGTAGACAACCTGCATTAGGTCTGTTTCCTCGAACCTGACCCTCAGTTTGCTCTCGTGCCAGGTCCCCATGTTCGCCTGGGTTTTGCCCTCCATCTTTTAACGTCGCGGCTGAGACTCGCGGACGAGGGAGAACCGTGAAGGTTAGGGAGTTCCGTCTCAGAGACTATGTTGAGGTCAGCGACCTTTGGGAGAAGAGTAGCTTCGGAACGAGTCGCGGAGATGGCCTAGGGGAGATTCGCAGGAAGCTCAAGCGCGACCCGGAGCTCTTCCTCGTGGCTGAGGAGGACGGGCGGGTGGTCGGGTCTGTCCTCGGCGCCTGGGACGGGAGGAGAGGATGGCTGTACCACCTGGGGGTGCTTCCTGAGTACAAGCGAAAGGGAGTAGCCACGAGGCTCGTGCAGGAGGTTGAGAGGAGAATGAGACGGAAGGGGGTATTGAAGGTGAACGCGGTCGTCTACAACCGGAACCGAGCTTCGTTCGCCTTCTTCAAGAGGCTCGGCTATCAGGCCGACAAAAGCATGACGTTTCACGGGAAAGTGCTGAGGGAGGACTAGCCTCCAGCCGCGCCGATTAGGTGA
This portion of the Nitrososphaerota archaeon genome encodes:
- a CDS encoding cupin domain-containing protein, translated to MSAAKKSIRDPDEVKETPKGKLQLVSIGGFTLGLRTLQPGWRWSTSMKPIAKTQSCKIRHVGYVISGRMAFSMDDGTKLEVEPGDVFDVHSGHDAWIVGAEPSVFVDLISADAFSQRSNGSSLER
- a CDS encoding MFS transporter; its protein translation is MTELRVRLHALLSSLANNLASPFVAFNVTSSGGSDLLIGYVQAISTLASSITQLIGGRIADRLSKRLALAMLFSGVMGTLWLLTSLVTATTVLAVAYTAITLSLGFYAAGWSSFLGEASEGGRRGAFLANFAQLGSYGALIALLITTAITAVNPSYAILDALAGVVFVVSALMLRGMKERPVVQRSLDGLGTARMRRYYAVTGFYGFFWGFGWPLFTITTVKIVNMSLFEYSVAQVIAVAATIGFQPLVGRLVDRDRRRWVFWGRMGLVAYPIAYMVIGASWEIYALNVFSGFTNALLNIAFAAYLFDISPVGRRGRYGAEFNLVTGVTTMTGSLFAAFLLTSVNSFLGLWESLAILYVVATGGRALAALFHLWLPTNIDPMPHGDKDFTPLKVV
- a CDS encoding GNAT family N-acetyltransferase, yielding MSVRIRDAEPSDKNRLMSFIKDIWGGHDYIPYVWDEWLDDKSGRMFVVDIDGVPVGMNRVRFMEDGSAWFEGARIHPDFRGRGFASMLGENSMGVARGRGVKVFRLTSSSWNRTAHRQIARIRFKEASRVSVYEPGKGKRFLPKKGVRKAEKRDLRRVVETIRGSKEFRLGSGVFWDSFAAIALSPPVLRELVARGEVWVSDGAVVVTRRAREGREVWRQVCFLAGDKEGAGQLLSHVLSLRGDAKLTRKLVYLPQGSSLICMVRALGLKRMASLILFVRGANG
- a CDS encoding 3-hydroxyacyl-CoA dehydrogenase family protein, which encodes MQREVSKVAVLGAGLMGHGIAQVASQVGGYEVSMLDINQELVDRGMKMLDGSVSKFVERGKLTKEQGEALISRIHPTTDLAEAIGGSQLVIEAATEDPKLKLELYRRVSELVGPDTVVASNTSSISITLLASATRHPENVCGMHFFNPPQLMPLVEIIKGNRTSAQTLDIVKGVSVKMGKETVLCKKDSPGFIVNRILVPALNEAVFLVQEGVADPEDIDKAVKLGLNWPMGPLQLLDYVGLDTTFNITQVFMQELQDSKYRPSPMLREMVRAGLLGRKSGKGFYEWNSPGSTKTK
- a CDS encoding acyl-CoA thioesterase codes for the protein MEGKTQANMGTWHESKLRVRFEETDLMQVVYYSKFFVWMEVGRINLLRDIGLAYQEWEKKGFHIPVVQAHADYKSSARFDDEIVVKTRIGTAGTSSIRFENEIFKLPQMELLCAGHTVHALIGKGGRSVPIPVDLKAKLTSS
- a CDS encoding GNAT family acetyltransferase yields the protein MKVREFRLRDYVEVSDLWEKSSFGTSRGDGLGEIRRKLKRDPELFLVAEEDGRVVGSVLGAWDGRRGWLYHLGVLPEYKRKGVATRLVQEVERRMRRKGVLKVNAVVYNRNRASFAFFKRLGYQADKSMTFHGKVLRED